The Mangrovivirga cuniculi genomic sequence GAGTATATTTTGACTTCCCTATTATAGCCGATCTGGATATGAAAGTATCTAAACTTTATGGTATGCTGCAGCCTAACGAGCATGAAACAGCCGCCGTAAGGGCAGTATTCTTCATTGATCCTGAAAGAAAGGTAAGATTAATCATGTACTACCCTCTTAATGTTGGTAGAAATATGAATGAAATACTAAGGGTGTTAGAAGCATTACAGATTTCAGATAAACATAAAGTAGCCTTACCTCTCGATTGGCAAAAAGGTGATAAAGTGATTATACCACCACCAAAAACTCTCGAAGAAATGGATGAAAGACTGGCAGATGATTCAGTTGAGAAAACGGACTTCTACCTCGCTAAAAAAGAATTGGTCTAGTCTTTTTTAGCTTAATGATAAGTGGCGCTTAACCGGCGTCACTTTTTTATTTTCCTTGTTTCAGCTTTTTTTACTGATTTCAAACTCCTGAATTGCCCAAATAATGAGAATAAACCCAACCC encodes the following:
- a CDS encoding peroxiredoxin gives rise to the protein MENTELNKVTQMPRIGDLAPDFEAMTTKGIIKFSEYAKDNWVVLFSHPADFTPVCTTEMSGFAQRKAEFDKLNTRLIGLSIDSIHSHLAWVNNVRENTGVYFDFPIIADLDMKVSKLYGMLQPNEHETAAVRAVFFIDPERKVRLIMYYPLNVGRNMNEILRVLEALQISDKHKVALPLDWQKGDKVIIPPPKTLEEMDERLADDSVEKTDFYLAKKELV